TAGGAATTCTCACTCTAGGGGCAATGACTATTCCTTCAGCCCACTTTTCCCTTAATGGTGCTGTCTGCCTGTCAGGAGACATACGAGAACACAAGCCACCAGGTACACACCCTGCGAAGGCTCAttaaagagaaggaggaggcctTCCAGCGTCGATGCCATTTGGAGCCAAGTGTCCGGGGCCTGGAGTCTGTGGGCAGTGAGGCCCTGGCCAGAGTAGGCCCTGCAGAGCTGAGTGAGGGCATGCCATCCTCTGACCTGGATCTTCTGGCTCCAGCCGCACCCCCTGAGGAggtcctgcctcttcctccaccACCAGCTCCGCCCTTgccccctccacctcccccatTACCAGGTAACCACCACCCCTGGGAACCAGCAGGGGCAGCCTCTTTGTGGGGACCAAAACTGTAGTCAGCAGTGTCTTCCTCAGGGAGAAACTGGGAAAATGGCATCATCTGAGGACTAGGGGGACATAAAATAAGGGTGAGGAAGGGCTGGAATCTGAGAGAAGCTCAAGTTATCAGCACAGGGATGCCCAAAAGCAGATGTGGACCTGTTTTAAGGATCATAAAGATGTTGCTCCCAATTCCTTTGAAGACAGCCAAGGAGAGGCTTAGACTATAGCCATAGAAACTGGGTCAGAGACCAGCAACAACTGCCCTGCCAGAGTTAGAATTTCTGGGAGCAGCTTGAGCAGAGTTCATGTAGGCTCCttctctgagttttttttttttttttttaaactctcagaGAAGGTGGGGCAGGCAGAAGGGAGGTAAGCCTATGAAGAGTCTCTTGACCCCTGGGTCactgtatcttttcttctttccccagaCAAGtgtcccccagccccacctctcccTGGTGCTGCACCCTCTGTGGTGTTGACAGTGGGCCTGTCAGGTGAGTGTCCCCAAGGCCCTGGGCAGGGCTGGTGGGACCAGGGGTGTGTGTCCTTGGCCCCTGTGTCACTGATCCTCCTTCCAAATTAGCCATTCGAATTAAGAAACCTATCAAGACCAAGTTCCGGCTGCCTGTCTTCAACTGGACAGCACTGAAACCCAACCAGATCAGTGGCACTGTCTTCAGCGAACTTGATGATGAGAAGATCTTGGAGGTAACAGGGCCTGGGGTCCAGAGGGGTAAGGTTGAGGGCTAGGGACCTGGTTGCCTTTTGAGGAGATCTGGTCTTAGAAAAGCCATCAGACAGGGTGAGGCCAGGCTCAGCTCTACAAACCCTTCATTcttgagtgtatatatatttctagttGTGTCAACACTTTGTGTTTGTATTCAGGAAATATTCCAGAGTGACAGAGCTCTGGGCCAACGCTGGGTGGGCTGTCAGGAGGTCCTCCACTAGTATGAGGCTACAGCATTTTCCCTGCTCATCTATTCCTGCCAGGACCTGGATCTGGATAAGTTTGAAGAATTATTCAAGACGAAAGCGCAGGGCCCTGCCCTTGACCTCATCTGCTCCAAGAACAAGACAGCACAAAAAGCTGCCAGCAAGGTGACTCTGTTGGAAGCCAATCGTGCCAAGAACCTGGCCATCACCCTACGCAAGGCTGGCCGCTCGGCTGAGGAGATCTGCAGGGCCATTCACACGTGAGGCTCCCACTGACCTAGCTCTGGTCCCTAGTCTGTTGGCAACCCAGTTCTCCACCCAGGAGCCTGGGTTTCCCTAGATTCCAGGTCATCTGACAGAACTCCCTCATATTCCCCTAATCATCCACTGGCTTGGCTTGGCCAGAATTTACTGCATCTGTGCTGGCAGTTCAGCCCAGACCTTCACCCAAGGAGCTCTCAGTCTATTGGGAACAGTGCAGTAACACTGAGTGATACCACCAAGAAGGTAGAAGTATACAGGCAGCTTTGGGAGAATATGGAGGTTCATGTAGCTGAGCTTGGTGATGAATGAGGGAAGCCTTCCCAAAGGAGGTGATGTCTCAACTGGGACCTGAAGAAAAGATATGAGTTAGTCCAGTTCAGGGCCTGGAGGGAGAAGCATAGTGCCTTGGGTACTAAAAATTGAATCTGGCTTTAGTGTagggagaggagcaggagaaGGTAGAGTCGGTCAGAAGTCTTGCAGGCTGGGCCTCATAAGCCATGCTCAGGTGTTTGGACTTCACCCTAGGTACAGAGGGAGTACATTAAAGGGCTTATTAAACAGGAGCATGGAATGTTCCCCCAGGATCATTGCTGGTGCTGTGACAGATGAGGCAATGGGTCCTTTGCCTTTGGCTGTGTTCTGTGTACAGTCCCCTGTCCAGTCCTTCTAGGAGCTTGGAGAATAAAAGGGATGAGGGAAAACGTGGAGAGATGTGAGAACTGACGTGGTCCCTTCTTCCTCCACAGGTTTGACTTGCAGACACTACCTGTGGACTTCGTGGAGTGCCTGATGCGCTTCCTGCCCACAGAGGCTGAGGTAAAGCTGCTGCGGCAATATGAGCGTGAGCGGCAGCCCCTGGAGGAGTTGGCGGCTGAGGACCGCTTCATGCTGCTCTTCAGCAAGGTGGAACGGCTGACCCAGCGAATGGCTGGCATGGCCTTCCTGGGGAACTTCCAGGATAACCTGCAGATGCTCACACCGGTACAGCCCCCACCCAACTCATGGTCCTGGACAGCTGTCCCTCCACCCTCCATCTGCTAGTCACCTCCCCTGCCCTTCCAGTCCTTCTGACCCCTCCCTGTCTTTACCGCATCTCAGCCTGGGGTTACTTCAGTGTTCATATTGTCCTACAGCAACTCAATGCCATCATTGCGGCGTCCGCTTCCGTCAAGTCTTCACAGAAGCTGAAGCAGATGTTGGAGGTGGGAAGAGGTTGTGAACAGGGGTGCTTGGGGTTCTGGGGTCCTAGTTGGGGGCCTGGGGCTAtacagagaggaagaaggagccCTCAGGACCTGAGCCTGACCTGCCTCCCATGCATTCTTTGGACAGATCATACTTGCACTGGGGAACTACATGAACAGCAGCAAGCGGGGAGCTGTGTATGGCTTCAAGCTCCAGAGCCTGGATCTGGTAAGACGGTGAGGGCAGTGCGGGCCAGGAAGCCTGGGGGGCAACAGTTGTGGAGCCAGAGTGCTTAGCTTTTATGCACTGCCGTGACCCCCTCTCCTAGCTGTTGGATACCAAGTCCACTGACCGGAAGATGACACTGCTTCATTTCATCGCCTTgacagtgaaggagaaatacccAGACCTGGCTAACTTCTGGCATGAGCTGCACTTTGTCGAGAAGGCTGCAGCAGGTGAGGAGAGCCTGGCTGGGTGGGCCTGCCCTCACATCCAGCCCAGGACAATCCCGGGAAGCTATGAGGAGAGGGAACACTTGGGTCCATTTGTTTCTGGCTTTTGTTATCTTCTTTCTGACCACTTCAAAGCTTTCCGCTGGAGCCTTAGGCAGGGGCCACTCCAGAGGGAGCCTTCCTCCAGGCGCCAGGCCTGGCCCATCCCAGCTCTTCCCAGCTAGGTACagtgggagcaggagcaggaaCAGGAAGGGGAGCAGTGACTCTTTACTCCCAACTCCCTCAAGCTGGCCCCAGAGATCTTGCGTTTGTGTATGATGTATGTGAAGtgcttagaaaaaaatcataaagccCTCTATAGACGTGAGGTAGCTGTTATTTCTGCCCCACCCATGAACACTGGGGCAGGCCTGAGGCAGTTTCATTGTGGAGACCAGCAGTCTCTGTGGCTTGCCTGCTTTTGTTTGCTACTGTGTTCTTTGGGGCCACAAGCTcagtttccattccattccctccCCCTGTGAGGGATCAGCTAGCTTGGTGTGTACTTCCTTATGTCCATACAGATATGTGAACCTGAGTGAGCCCATGCTGAGGGGGAGGGCCAGAGTTTGATATAGCTCTAGGCTGGGAGGTGGGCATGCCAGGCCCTAGGCATCCTCAGCCAGGCTTTTGGTGACCAGTGTCCCTGGAGAACGTGCTGCTGGATGTGAAGGAGCTGGGCCGGGGCATGGAGCTGATTCGGCGTGAGTGCAGCATCCATGACAACAGCGTCCTCCGGAACTTCCTCAGTACCAATGAAGGCAAACTAGACAAGCTCCAGCGGGACGCCAAGACGGCTGAGGCAAGCACAGGGTGCAGGCGGGTGGGAGCAACCAGGGCCAAGGCTCCAGGCCCCTCTAGGTGGCcctagttctatttttttttttttttttaatcaaacagCTGGCTGTATGTAGGGGGGAGAGTGCGCTTTGGGAGTGGCAGGCAGCTGCCTCTGGAAACTGGTACTCGGGAGCTTTGGGAGCCCCAGGTTCTCTCCAGCTCACAGGGGCCTAGGTGGTTGGTTTTCCTCCCTTTGGCCCTGGGCTCTGCTTTCCGCACGCCACTCGTCCATGGTGTGGGAGCTGGGCTGCCCCTTCCCGCCAGAGTGACTCGTTctgcccaccccttccccaggagGCCTACAATGCAGTTGTGCGCTACTTTGGTGAGAGTCCCAAGACTACACCTCCTTCTGTATTCTTCCCAGTGTTTGTCCGATTCATTCGTTCTTACAAGGTAAGCTGCAGATAGCTTTTTAAGAAGTTTGGTTGAGAAAACTGGCTGGGGGAGAGAAGCCTGGGCTTAAAGTATGGGCCTTTTCTGACTCCTCCTCTGAGTCCTGGGAAGGGAGCGATGCAAGCTGGCGACAGGCCTCTTAGCTGTGAACTGGTGGGCAGGGTGGGGCCCAGGACCTTCCTGTCATTGTTTGGGGCAGGAAGTGCCCCTCCAGAGGGTGGCCACCTGGAGTTAGCAGGTCCCACTGCCACCCACTCTCCACCTCAGCGTCAGCCCCTCCCCTCACAGCCTGTGAGCCTCACCCCTAGCCCCCACCCATCTTCCATGGCTCTTAGGAAGCAGAACAAGAGAATGAAGCCCGCAAGAAGCAGGAGGAGGTAATGCGGGAGAAGCAGCTGGCTCAGGAAGCCAAGAAActggatgccaaggtgggtgggacCAAGAGCTGGGGCCTGGAAGATGACAAGGCAAAAGAGTGGGGGCTGGGGGTCAGAAGGCTAGGGGAGATGAAAACTTGGAGTGGACAGACCACCCAGAGGGCCAGTGGGCTGGCATccagagggatggagggagggccTTTGGGGATTCCTAGCAGTGCACAAGCAGTGGCATCCTCAGACTGCACCTTGGGGCAGGAACCAGTCCCACATTAGGTCAGTGATGACTTCCTTCCCCCTCCACATTCTTGGCCCTAGACCCCATCCCAGCGGAACAAGTGGCAACAGCAGGAGTTAATAGCAGAGTTGAGGCGGCGCCAGGCCAAGGAACACCGGCCTGTTTATGAGGGGAAGGATGGTACCATCGAGGACATCATCACAGGTGGGGCCCTTTTTCACTCCCTGGGGCCTGGCCATTGCACCCAGCTCCCAAAGCTCAACCTAACTCCTTTGggctctcctcccaccccaccccccatgAGGCCTGACCACTGTGTCTCTCTCCTGGGCCACAGTGCTGAAGAGTGTCCCTTTCACGGCCCGTACTGCCAAGCGGGGCTCACGCTTCTTCTGTGATGCAGCCCACCATGATGAGTCAAACTGTTAGCCCCCAAGGCTGGGGCCCGACAGGTACTGGGCACCGCAGCTGCCCCCTCTGCATGCCCATCTCCCAGGATTCCTGCTGGAGACCACAGGCACCTCCTTTCCTGCATGATTTGCAATCACCCTCTGGCAGCCTCCCAGCGATGGAGACACATACTTCTTGCATGCCCCATGCTCTCAGAAGTGTGGCATATCCCCTGCATGTGTCCTTAGGGAAGTGGTCTCTCTCCCACTAATGCTGTCCTGGCTTCTACTAAGACCCAGTGGGTAGGGAGTTGCCAGGCCAGTGTTGAGGACAGGCCAGAGCAGGCAGGACCAGGCATACAGTTCTGATCTTTGAGGCTGAGGTTGAGTGTCCATTCCCAGGCCTAAGGAACCTTTCCCTAGGGTTCGGTTCTCTTACAAGAGCTCTGGTAGTAGCTTCTGACCAGGAGGTATCAGATGTCCCTTGATCTGTTTCCTGATGTCCAGTCAGCCTGGGGTCTTTTCCTTCTGGCTCTTTCTGAATGCATCTACCTTGTCTCTGTCCACTGCCCAGTGGCCTCTAGTTACCCCCAACCTGATCCACTGAAATGCAAAGCCCAGCAATCTCCCCAGCTGGGTACCCCTCAAGCCTCTAAGCCTCCTGTTTATCTGCCTCACCGCTGGCTCCTCCCTGGCCCTATCTGTGGGGCTGCTCTTGAGGGCACTGTCCTGGCTCAGCCTACCATCCTGTTCACAGGTCTCTGTCTTCCCCTACAGGCCTCCACTGCCAGCCTATGGTTGTTCGCCACCAAGCCAGGAGTGCTGCGCCACCCAGTGGTCCCCCTCGGGCTCCAGGCCCCCACTGAGACCCTCTTGGAGGCAGAAGCACTTCAGCCCTCAGAGTCCTACAAGTCCAACCAGTGGACCTGGAATTGGCCAAGGGCCCAGGAGAGGGCTGTGTTGCTCTCAACCATGTCCGCCCCAGCTCTTAAGGCTGGATCTTTCTACTTGTGCCACTATGGGCACTAGGTCTGTAGGTCCCTGGTGTCTCCAGTACTGCACTTTGCCCCCAAGGTCTTTGACTTCGTTTCCTGAAGGGTCGCCAAGGGTCAGCTCAAGGCTGGGAAAAACCATTTCCAGCTTTAGCCTAAACAGGGCATGTAGATCTCTCTCCCACTAGAGCCCAGAGGGATGAGAGGAGAGAGCaattgtcctttctttttttttcccttcctttttgcaGGCCCATGGTCAGCTCTGGTCTAGATGTATCTAGGCTTAGGGAGCCCTGGGACCCTGCCAGTCTCAGTTCATCTCTTACCAGGAGCAAGGCCCTCTGAAGCATGGGCCGTGCCAGCTGTGCCCTAGTGATAAGGGTAAGAGGAAATATGTCAGACTCACTGCCCTTATTTCTCTGCCCATTTCATTCTAGGCTCACACTGTCCTTGTCAGGTGGGCAGAAAAGCAGAGGTTTTCTCTGCACCAACCCCTCTCTGCAGATGGCTGGAGAAAGGGTGGGCCAACTCTTCACCGTCTTTCCTCAGCtacgtttttttgtttgttttttggcaggGGACAAGGAGCATGGTGGTCTTGGCTGACTATTTGCTCACCTTCCTGTTTCTCCTCTGCCCCTGGAAGGGAATGTGGGGGCCCACTTTTTTGTACATATACCACCTCCTTTTCCTCTTGTACATAAACCTCAGACTCTCCCTCTCTCAACAAAGGCTTGATGCACCAGGCCTGACTTTGTCTCCTGTTTCTGAGCTTAGGGGTTTAGGGTGTCCATTTAGCCCGACCTGGGCcatggggaaagaaaagaaatctttggGGCACTGCATCTTTTTCGGAGGAGATGAGATCAGAACTCTGGGGAAAGAACTGGCTGGGTGGGCTCTAGCCACACAAAGGGAAGCAGGCCTGCCGTGAGACACTAGTGCCCTCTGCTGGGCATGTGTCCAGTCCCCAGCCTGCCCCAGTAGCATATGGAAAAGAGTCACTGGCCATGTtataaatattgttatttaaaaaacgaaaacaaaacacacGTACATTAGGTCCTGGGTGGAGGAAGAAGTGGTGGAGCCTCAGGACCAGGACAGGCAGGAGCAGGCACTGATGCTAGAGGGTGACAACCCtgccctctgccacccaggctgtgtCCACCAGCCTGTCACTCTTCCCTGGAGACCCCTTCTCTCACACTTCACCCACCCCACATGGCACATACCACCCATCTCTGGTCTGGGGCTGAGGGCAAGGACTACACTAGTCCAGGGAGTAAGGGAACCTTGAACACCAACAGCAACCTTGAGAGGTGCCAACAATGGTGTGCTGGGGGTTGGGTTACTTTAGAAAAAGTGGACACAGACCAGGCTAACGAAGAAGTCTGAGGCAGATGGTGAGGGTGGCCCAGGAGCCACGGCCTCACACAGACCCGAGGCAAAGAACAGCTCATCGGGTCACTGGTGATCGTCCAGCTGCTGTAGGAGTGTCCGCCGCCGCCTCTCCAGCTCACCCTCACTCAGCTCACTTTCTGACGTGTCCCAGCCTGTCTGTTGGAGCAAAGGCACAGCTCACCCTTAGCCTGCACTGAGGGCCATGGAGGCTTGACCAGCGTGCTGACTGGCCTAGGGCCCCTGCCCTCACCTTCTCCTTCTTGATTCCAAAGCCTGGGGAACGGTTAGGGAGCTCTGCCTGCCGGAGCTCCCTGTCCTTGTCCTGTTCTTGTTCTTTCTCATCGCTCTCCTTGCCAGCTTTCTCCTCAGGGTCTGTCTCACTCTCAGGACTGTTCTGTAAGAGTTCAGAGCCCACCTCCTCAGTTCCTGTGGATAGTCTGGGAGTCAGGTAGAACAGAGCTCACAAAATAGCAGGGGCTTAGGTAGAAGTTCCTTCACTCACCGACTTGTGTCTTctcttcttagttttcttttttggtttcttggCTTTCCGAAGGCCATGATCTGGAGATAGAAAAATCCCTACTAAGTCCCAACAGGAGAAAGAAaggctcttctttttctttgttctagcCCCTGTGTTCATTCTTCACAGGCAGGAACCTCATGCTCTGAGGAATTCTGAGTCCGGTTTTCCTTCTCCAGCTTCTTGCCTGGACAGGTAGAGGAAGTTCTTTCTACTCCCACAGGTGCAGCCCTCCCAATCCAGTCTACCCTCAAAGGAGCTGGGGCTTGCAGAGGGCATCCTCTCAGTCTGGGACAACAGTTCTCCAGCTTCTAGGCTCATAGCAACTGCTTACCTGCTCCAAGAAGATGGGAGGAAGGGGAGCCCCGTCCTCCAAGGGCAGCACCCCCACTTTCAACTGAATCAAGTGAGGAAGAGGGCTCAGAGCCTGACTCTGAGGGGTTCCGCCTCCTCCGCTTGGGGGGCCGGAGAGATGGTGGGGGCAGCTCCTCTTCTTCTGACTCAGAGCCCTGGGCAGATCAGCAGATACGTATCAGTACAGAGGTTATCTGCCCTCCAGAAGCCCTCGTCTGGGAATTCGAGAGGAGGAGGATGATCCAGGGCCAAAGGAATCCTCAAATTTCCCTCCAAGGGAGATAATAATGTAAGGGGAAAACAAAAGTGTTTATTTCCCCAAAACAACCCAGCTTCCCCCATGTCCCTTCTACCCGCTTACTCACTGAGGGTGAGTGGGAACGCTTGCGATGGTGCTTCTTGCCTTTCCTGCCATGCTTTCGGCCTTTGGTGTGGAGGTGCTGGCATTCAGTCTGCtagaggcagaggaagaagggTGAGGACGGCACCAGACTTAGCCCCAGGAAGGATTCTACCTCCTAAAATCTGGCTTTGCCTCCCTTTCTCAGGCTAGAGCCTTCTGCCTATCCCAGGGATCCTTCAGGCCTCCCCTTCCTTAGCTGGCCAGGAGTGCCCTAAGAGTAAGAGGGAGGCCACTGAGGTCTCTTGAACTGGTCTAAGGAGTTCAAGGGGCTGGGGCAGATCCAGAGGACAAGCCTGCCTCACCTCCAGCACCTGTAGGAACTCCCGGAAGAGCCGGATCCGCTCCGACTCCAGGGTGATCTGCTCAAAGGCTGAGTCACACACAAAACGTTCACGGACCTTGAACGAGGAGAGCACTGCTGATCAGACTAGGCCCCGCTCAGCCTGGCCTGGACACCGCCATGAgcacagggcagggctggggcagagaaaggaagggaactGGAGCTGGCCCAGGGCTGTGACGTGACTGGGGTGGGCCCTCAGTGGTGAAGCACCGCTGCCCTCAGGCTTGAGGGGTGTTTGGGGCCAGGCTACGCTCCTGACCTCTTCCCAGGCAGTGCCTAGCTCCACAGCAGGCACAGCCTGCCTCAGCATGCTTCGAAAGGCAGCTTCCCTGCGCCGCATCCTGCGTGCCTCCTCCTTCTCCCGCTCCCTCTCCCGTGCCTCTGCTTTCTCCAGCAGCTGAGAAAAGAAGGGACATGGAACAGGGTCACCCGGGAGAGTGGATGCCAGGTCCCACTCAGGTATACCTTAGGAGGTGGAAAGTTAGGATCTGGGCTTCTACCACCATCCCCTGAATTGGGAATATAGTCGGATAGTGAGtgagaaggaatggaaaaaggcACTGGGATGAATTAGAGAACTGAGCCCCACGCCCTGCCCAGCCCCTCACACTATTGAAGGTCAGCTTGATGTTGCCTGCATCCAGTGCGGCAGCCCTCTTGTCAAAGCTTATGACGTGGGCGAAGTCCTCAAAGGCCGTGTTCACCTCCACGCAGAAGCCCCGGTCCTGTGGGCACAGCAGTACATGAAGCAGGGGTACCACATGCCTTGAGGCCAAAGCTGGCAGGCAGAGTGGTCACACTACAGATGGTCGAGAAGGCCCTTGCCTCCAGAAGAGATCCACAGGACTGTGATATGCATTAGAAACCAAGTTATCCAAGTCCT
The Rhinopithecus roxellana isolate Shanxi Qingling chromosome 10, ASM756505v1, whole genome shotgun sequence DNA segment above includes these coding regions:
- the FMNL3 gene encoding formin-like protein 3 isoform X6; this encodes MGNLESAEGGPGEPPSVPLLLPPGKMPMPEPCELEERFALVLSSMNLPPDKARLLRQYDNEKKWDLICDQERFQVKNPPHTYIQKLQSFLDPSVTRKKFRRRVQESTKVLRELEISLRTNHIGWVREFLNDENKGLDVLVDYLSFAQCSVMYSTLPGRRALKNSRLVSQKDDVHVCILCLRAIMNYQYGFNLVMSHPHAVNEIALSLNNKNPRTKALVLELLAAVCLVRGGHEIILAAFDNFKEVCKELHRFEKLMEYFRNEDSNIDFMVACMQFINIVVHSVEDMNFRVHLQYEFTKLGLEEFLQKSRHTESEKLQVQIQAYLDNVFDVGGLLEDAETKNVALEKVEELEEHVSHLTEKLLDLENENMMRVAELEKQLLQREKELESIKETYENTSHQVHTLRRLIKEKEEAFQRRCHLEPSVRGLESVGSEALARVGPAELSEGMPSSDLDLLAPAAPPEEVLPLPPPPAPPLPPPPPPLPDKCPPAPPLPGAAPSVVLTVGLSAIRIKKPIKTKFRLPVFNWTALKPNQISGTVFSELDDEKILEDLDLDKFEELFKTKAQGPALDLICSKNKTAQKAASKVTLLEANRAKNLAITLRKAGRSAEEICRAIHTFDLQTLPVDFVECLMRFLPTEAEVKLLRQYERERQPLEELAAEDRFMLLFSKVERLTQRMAGMAFLGNFQDNLQMLTPQLNAIIAASASVKSSQKLKQMLEIILALGNYMNSSKRGAVYGFKLQSLDLLLDTKSTDRKMTLLHFIALTVKEKYPDLANFWHELHFVEKAAAVSLENVLLDVKELGRGMELIRRECSIHDNSVLRNFLSTNEGKLDKLQRDAKTAEEAYNAVVRYFGESPKTTPPSVFFPVFVRFIRSYKEAEQENEARKKQEEVMREKQLAQEAKKLDAKTPSQRNKWQQQELIAELRRRQAKEHRPVYEGKDGTIEDIITVLKSVPFTARTAKRGSRFFCDAAHHDESNC
- the FMNL3 gene encoding formin-like protein 3 isoform X3 produces the protein MGNLESAEGGPGEPPSVPLLLPPGKMPMPEPCELEERFALVLSSMNLPPDKARLLRQYDNEKKWDLICDQERFQVKNPPHTYIQKLQSFLDPSVTRKKFRRRVQESTKVLRELEISLRTNHIGWVREFLNDENKGLDVLVDYLSFAQCSVMFDFEGLESGDDGAFDKLRSWSRSIEDLQPPSALSAPFTNSLARSARQSVLRYSTLPGRRALKNSRLVSQKDDVHVCILCLRAIMNYQYGFNLVMSHPHAVNEIALSLNNKNPRTKALVLELLAAVCLVRGGHEIILAAFDNFKEVCKELHRFEKLMEYFRNEDSNIDFMVACMQFINIVVHSVEDMNFRVHLQYEFTKLGLEEFLQSRHTESEKLQVQIQAYLDNVFDVGGLLEDAETKNVALEKVEELEEHVSHLTEKLLDLENENMMRVAELEKQLLQREKELESIKETYENTSHQVHTLRRLIKEKEEAFQRRCHLEPSVRGLESVGSEALARVGPAELSEGMPSSDLDLLAPAAPPEEVLPLPPPPAPPLPPPPPPLPDKCPPAPPLPGAAPSVVLTVGLSAIRIKKPIKTKFRLPVFNWTALKPNQISGTVFSELDDEKILEDLDLDKFEELFKTKAQGPALDLICSKNKTAQKAASKVTLLEANRAKNLAITLRKAGRSAEEICRAIHTFDLQTLPVDFVECLMRFLPTEAEVKLLRQYERERQPLEELAAEDRFMLLFSKVERLTQRMAGMAFLGNFQDNLQMLTPQLNAIIAASASVKSSQKLKQMLEIILALGNYMNSSKRGAVYGFKLQSLDLLLDTKSTDRKMTLLHFIALTVKEKYPDLANFWHELHFVEKAAAVSLENVLLDVKELGRGMELIRRECSIHDNSVLRNFLSTNEGKLDKLQRDAKTAEEAYNAVVRYFGESPKTTPPSVFFPVFVRFIRSYKEAEQENEARKKQEEVMREKQLAQEAKKLDAKTPSQRNKWQQQELIAELRRRQAKEHRPVYEGKDGTIEDIITVLKSVPFTARTAKRGSRFFCDAAHHDESNC